One part of the Sphingopyxis sp. PAMC25046 genome encodes these proteins:
- a CDS encoding acyl-homoserine-lactone synthase, translating into MLSVIDHSNRAHEHQLLRAMFEARKRVFIDLLKWDLPVLADRFEIDHFDDPHATYLIVGDQEGGHLASARLLPTTRPALLDGLFPGLVDGIPPSGPDIFEITRFCLSPGIGARQRRTARDTLLVGLVDYALANGIRSYTGVAELDWFAQIRTFGWDCKALGEAGIYDGRALTSLRIEIDADTPARLKSAGIVSGSAATPVAANAA; encoded by the coding sequence ATGCTTTCGGTAATCGACCATTCCAACCGCGCGCACGAGCATCAATTGCTCCGCGCGATGTTCGAGGCGCGTAAGCGCGTCTTCATCGATCTTCTGAAATGGGACCTGCCGGTGCTCGCCGACCGGTTCGAGATCGATCATTTCGACGATCCCCATGCGACCTATCTGATCGTCGGCGATCAGGAGGGCGGGCATCTCGCCTCGGCGCGCCTCCTTCCCACCACGCGCCCGGCTCTTCTCGATGGTCTCTTCCCCGGCCTCGTCGACGGCATCCCGCCGTCCGGCCCCGACATCTTCGAGATCACGCGCTTCTGCCTGTCGCCGGGGATCGGTGCGCGCCAGCGCCGCACCGCGCGCGACACGCTTCTTGTCGGGCTGGTAGACTATGCGCTCGCCAACGGCATCCGCTCCTACACCGGCGTCGCAGAGCTCGACTGGTTCGCTCAGATCCGGACCTTTGGCTGGGACTGCAAGGCGCTCGGCGAAGCCGGCATTTACGACGGCCGCGCGCTGACCTCGCTGCGGATCGAGATCGACGCCGACACCCCCGCAAGGCTCAAGTCGGCGGGGATTGTTTCGGGCAGCGCTGCGACGCCGGTCGCGGCCAATGCAGCGTGA